Proteins from a genomic interval of Capsicum annuum cultivar UCD-10X-F1 chromosome 4, UCD10Xv1.1, whole genome shotgun sequence:
- the LOC107866898 gene encoding AP-2 complex subunit sigma: protein MIRFILLQNRQGKTRLAKYYIPLEESEKHKVEYEVHRLVVNRDPKFTNFVEFRTHKVIYRRYAGLFFSLCVDITDNELAYLESIHLFVEILDHFFSNVCELDLVFNFHKVYLILDEFILAGELQETSKRAIIERMGELEKQE, encoded by the exons Atg ATCCGTTTCATATTGCTTCAGAACAGACAAGGAAAAACTCGTTTGGCTAAGTATTACATACCTCTCGAGGAATCCGAGAAACACAAGGTCGAATACGAG GTTCATCGGTTGGTGGTGAATAGAGATCCCAAATTCACCAATTTTGTTGAG TTCCGTACCCACAAGGTAATATACAGAAGATATGCAGGATTATTTTTCTCACTTTGTGTTGATATCACGGACAACGAGTTGGCTTATTTGGAGTCCATCCACTTGTTTGTGGAAATTTTGGATCACTTTTTCAGCAATGTTTGTGAGCTGGATTTGGTTTTCAATTTCCACAAG GTATATCTGATATTAGATGAGTTTATCCTTGCCGGGGAGCTCCAGGAAACAAGTAAGAGG GCAATTATCGAGAGAATGGGAGAATTGGAAAAGCAGGAGTGA